A single genomic interval of Fructobacillus americanaquae harbors:
- a CDS encoding LemA family protein, translating into MTIINEKAPFYKKRGWQITAVIALVFIILIGGFISSANGLSRKEQDVDAATGGIQTALQNRADLIPNLVNAVKGAQGQESAIYGKIADARTQYNQAKQSYANANDQDQKTTAMQNQDKAFNLMVSTINENYPDLKSSDQIQTLMVQLEGVNNRVTYERKVYNKAVQDYNNKVVAFPSSLVASLTNHHKFNYFTADSSAQENPTVNFGN; encoded by the coding sequence ATGACGATTATTAATGAAAAGGCACCCTTTTACAAGAAACGTGGTTGGCAAATTACGGCAGTCATTGCCCTTGTCTTCATCATTCTCATTGGTGGCTTTATTTCTTCTGCCAACGGCTTATCCCGCAAGGAACAGGACGTTGATGCTGCCACGGGTGGGATTCAAACCGCGCTGCAAAACCGCGCCGATTTGATTCCAAATTTGGTCAATGCTGTTAAGGGAGCCCAGGGACAGGAATCTGCCATTTACGGTAAGATTGCCGATGCCAGAACTCAATACAATCAAGCAAAGCAAAGCTATGCAAATGCCAATGATCAAGACCAAAAGACAACAGCCATGCAAAATCAAGATAAGGCTTTCAATTTGATGGTTTCCACAATTAACGAAAACTATCCGGATTTGAAGTCCTCTGACCAAATCCAAACTTTGATGGTCCAACTAGAAGGTGTCAACAACCGTGTCACTTACGAACGTAAGGTTTATAACAAGGCTGTTCAAGACTACAATAATAAAGTTGTAGCATTTCCAAGTTCTTTGGTGGCTTCTCTAACCAATCACCATAAGTTCAACTACTTCACCGCAGACAGTTCTGCCCAAGAAAATCCAACTGTTAACTTCGGTAACTAA
- a CDS encoding alpha/beta hydrolase: MAKSTKFMLFLTVLLTVIIALFGRVWMLSEHQNDRAIQKSRMEPVIFVPGSSATVRRFDDLFATINSEDRDKGTHSVLKVQVNYNGSLTYSGHVDGSNRRPFIVVGFERNQDNYPTIQADSEALSKVMTDLQSRYHFRNFSAVGHSNGGLIWTDYLENYYSAANLHIRTLMTLGTPFNFSETSTTRQTTMLSDMIAGASSLPSDLVVYSVAGSEDYTDDGTVPVQSVLSGKYIFQKQVAKYTQTTVSGDNAGHSKLPENPEVINLIRELVLQNPNDGSKLTPKSAKNISGGFSR, from the coding sequence ATGGCTAAAAGTACAAAATTCATGCTCTTCTTAACAGTCCTATTGACCGTTATCATTGCGCTCTTTGGTCGTGTCTGGATGCTTTCTGAGCACCAAAATGACCGAGCAATTCAAAAATCGCGGATGGAACCCGTTATCTTTGTTCCCGGATCTAGTGCCACTGTCAGACGGTTCGATGATCTCTTTGCTACCATTAACTCAGAAGACCGTGATAAAGGAACTCACTCTGTCTTGAAGGTTCAGGTCAATTATAATGGTAGTTTGACTTATTCCGGTCACGTTGATGGTTCCAACCGTCGACCATTTATCGTTGTTGGCTTCGAACGCAACCAGGATAATTATCCAACCATTCAAGCTGATTCTGAGGCGCTCTCTAAGGTGATGACCGACCTCCAATCCCGCTATCATTTCCGGAATTTCTCAGCTGTTGGTCACTCCAACGGTGGGCTGATTTGGACGGATTACTTGGAAAATTACTATAGTGCAGCAAACTTGCACATTCGGACGCTGATGACTTTAGGAACACCTTTCAACTTCTCTGAAACATCCACAACACGACAAACAACCATGCTTTCAGATATGATTGCTGGTGCAAGCAGCCTCCCGAGCGATTTGGTCGTCTACTCGGTTGCCGGTTCAGAAGATTACACAGACGACGGTACAGTCCCTGTTCAATCGGTGCTTTCTGGTAAGTATATTTTCCAAAAACAGGTTGCTAAGTATACTCAAACAACGGTTTCAGGCGATAACGCTGGCCATTCAAAGCTACCGGAAAACCCTGAAGTCATTAACCTGATTCGCGAACTGGTTTTACAAAATCCAAATGACGGGTCTAAGCTAACACCAAAAAGCGCCAAAAACATCAGTGGCGGCTTTAGCCGCTAA
- the dltA gene encoding D-alanine--poly(phosphoribitol) ligase subunit DltA → MIDNIYKNIDAYAVENPDAIAYDGLGHTYTYGDLKSYSDSLAAYLDEQNLPEKSPIMVFGGHQFEMVAAFLAAVKSGHAYAPVDKDSAKDRIENILEIGQPSAVIALDELPLPIESVPVFQGEKLQAAFTAKKSYDLTHPVLGDDNYYIIFTSGTTGKPKGVQISHKNALSYLNWLFSDEFDLHHGDNVLTQTPFSFDVSVMSWGGSLLMGGVMKPLSKEIADDFKQLFTVLPEMDLDLWVSTPSFANVALLSPDFKQENYPRLKKFLFCGEVLTATTSKKLRERFPDARIFNTYGPTEATVAVSAIEITDEVLAKYDKLPIGYMQPEMKATIMDQDGTVLPVNESGEIVLSGTAVSKGYLNNPEKTKAAFLTVDGQPGYKTGDLGYMDKDGLLHYKGRVDFQIKLHGFRIELEEVAQHFLKSQWVEQAAAVPRYDADGEVKQLLAIVVPKKNDFEKPMDLTNAIKADLKDIIMPYMMPSRFIYRDAMPLTPNGKVNLKGLIAEVNGNA, encoded by the coding sequence ATGATTGATAACATTTACAAAAATATCGATGCCTATGCAGTGGAAAATCCTGATGCGATTGCCTACGACGGGTTGGGCCATACCTATACTTATGGCGATTTGAAGTCCTACTCTGACTCATTGGCGGCCTACTTAGATGAGCAAAACTTGCCTGAGAAGTCACCAATTATGGTTTTTGGTGGACATCAGTTCGAAATGGTAGCTGCCTTCTTAGCTGCTGTAAAATCAGGCCACGCCTATGCACCGGTTGACAAGGATTCTGCCAAGGACCGGATTGAAAATATCTTGGAAATTGGTCAACCTTCAGCAGTGATTGCTTTGGATGAATTGCCATTGCCAATCGAATCTGTCCCTGTTTTCCAGGGTGAAAAATTGCAAGCGGCTTTCACTGCTAAGAAGTCATATGACTTAACTCACCCAGTTTTGGGCGATGATAATTACTACATTATTTTTACTTCAGGTACGACTGGTAAGCCAAAGGGTGTTCAGATTTCACATAAGAACGCCTTATCTTACTTGAACTGGCTCTTCTCTGATGAATTTGATTTACACCATGGAGACAATGTCTTGACTCAGACACCGTTCTCATTTGACGTTTCTGTTATGTCATGGGGAGGCTCACTGTTGATGGGTGGCGTTATGAAGCCATTGTCAAAGGAAATTGCCGATGACTTTAAGCAACTCTTTACTGTTTTGCCAGAAATGGACTTGGATTTGTGGGTTTCAACACCTTCATTTGCCAACGTTGCCTTGTTGAGTCCTGATTTTAAGCAAGAAAATTACCCCCGCTTGAAGAAATTCTTGTTCTGTGGTGAAGTTTTGACAGCAACAACTTCCAAGAAATTGCGCGAACGTTTCCCGGATGCCCGAATTTTTAATACTTATGGTCCAACGGAAGCAACCGTTGCCGTATCAGCAATTGAAATCACGGACGAAGTTTTGGCCAAGTATGACAAGTTGCCAATCGGGTACATGCAACCTGAAATGAAGGCAACCATCATGGATCAGGATGGAACGGTCTTGCCAGTTAATGAATCGGGTGAAATCGTTTTGTCTGGTACAGCTGTTTCAAAGGGTTACTTGAATAACCCCGAAAAGACCAAGGCTGCTTTCTTAACGGTCGACGGTCAACCGGGTTATAAGACTGGTGACTTGGGTTACATGGACAAAGACGGCCTCTTGCATTACAAGGGTCGTGTGGATTTCCAAATCAAGTTGCATGGCTTCCGAATCGAATTGGAAGAAGTTGCCCAGCACTTTTTGAAGTCTCAGTGGGTTGAACAGGCGGCTGCCGTTCCTCGCTACGACGCAGATGGTGAAGTTAAGCAGTTGTTGGCCATTGTTGTCCCAAAGAAGAACGATTTTGAAAAGCCAATGGATTTGACTAACGCTATTAAGGCAGACCTAAAGGACATCATCATGCCATACATGATGCCATCGCGGTTTATCTACCGCGATGCCATGCCTTTGACACCAAATGGTAAGGTAAACTTGAAGGGCTTGATTGCTGAGGTGAATGGCAATGCCTAA
- a CDS encoding PTS transporter subunit EIIC, with protein sequence MFAKILARVQRWDRAWVGLSPIKNLFSSFKLVIPLVIIDVYWRLITRLFLDPGALFATIFHYKIHFFNNPLISQGISNVLDYLVVAFTVALWTKKYLTEKLSEKRDPILPVTVNFGLVLIQTFSSGFSQGQLTIHLGLCLLITYLINLTYLGLTKITKDRLQDMGFTYLSWAAIVSILVVVGTSFIPNIVTQGTYTTFFSSDFFAHYYSLALVAVLAPILFVLGISIPLDLSTGATDLAQVNTNLNAVYQSVMATLPQPQNPYSVLTASAMIGGVGATLGLALILIFAKSKQNRRLGLWSLLPALFDNNRILAYGIPLFLRPLTLVPMILSSLFGSLSASVAIKLDFVRPTVFSAPSGTPHLLLGFMASQTPWRSLILAIFVLLGSILIYWPFVKDMVKKEVKHG encoded by the coding sequence ATGTTTGCAAAGATCCTAGCAAGGGTTCAAAGATGGGATCGGGCTTGGGTAGGTCTTTCACCTATCAAAAATCTTTTTTCTTCATTCAAACTAGTAATTCCTTTGGTGATTATTGATGTTTATTGGCGTTTGATTACTCGATTATTCTTAGACCCTGGCGCCCTGTTCGCCACAATTTTCCATTATAAAATTCACTTTTTTAACAATCCACTGATTTCCCAAGGAATCAGTAACGTTTTGGACTACCTCGTGGTGGCCTTTACAGTTGCGCTTTGGACAAAAAAGTATTTAACAGAAAAACTTTCTGAAAAACGCGACCCCATCCTGCCGGTGACCGTTAACTTTGGCCTAGTCTTAATCCAAACTTTCTCGTCTGGTTTCAGCCAGGGACAGCTAACCATTCATCTCGGCCTGTGTTTACTCATCACCTATCTGATCAACCTCACTTACTTGGGGTTAACCAAAATCACGAAAGACCGGTTGCAGGACATGGGTTTTACCTATCTAAGTTGGGCAGCCATTGTCTCAATCCTCGTCGTGGTGGGCACATCATTTATACCAAACATTGTCACCCAAGGAACGTATACTACCTTCTTTTCATCTGACTTTTTTGCCCATTATTATTCATTGGCATTGGTTGCTGTTTTGGCACCCATCTTGTTCGTTTTGGGTATTAGCATTCCCTTAGACCTGTCCACCGGCGCCACAGATTTAGCCCAGGTGAACACAAACCTGAACGCCGTTTACCAATCAGTGATGGCCACATTGCCACAACCACAAAACCCCTACTCTGTTTTAACCGCTTCAGCTATGATTGGTGGTGTTGGGGCAACCCTAGGATTAGCACTAATTCTTATATTTGCTAAAAGTAAACAGAACCGGCGACTTGGCCTCTGGTCACTACTCCCAGCTCTATTTGACAACAATCGCATTTTAGCTTACGGAATTCCGCTTTTCTTGCGGCCACTGACATTGGTACCGATGATTTTGAGTTCCCTCTTTGGGTCACTGTCGGCTAGTGTCGCCATTAAGCTCGATTTTGTTCGGCCAACCGTCTTTAGCGCTCCCAGTGGGACACCCCACTTACTGCTTGGCTTTATGGCCAGCCAAACCCCTTGGCGATCATTAATCCTAGCGATCTTTGTTTTGCTTGGTTCAATTTTGATTTACTGGCCATTCGTCAAGGACATGGTTAAAAAGGAGGTTAAGCATGGCTAA
- a CDS encoding TPM domain-containing protein — protein MMALLKNKIGLATISAFALFFLSCHFQTAQAEDPNTIEPSSNFVVTDHANVLSDQTKQAILKQEQTFKKTKEQPQVAVLTINNTDGQSIRDFTNSLTMRSVWHAGKKGQDNGVIIVFAKNNGQNNVRVVTGTGVESVLPDGKIYQLLQANQQELKSSDPNAIDRGIRNLFLQVEKTLPTTQTSGKQSASTTSSVIALGLITILLLIIFLVWSKMRRLNGSKGSYYGTDNSNNINRFNQTSNRPQRGHHSGLDWFLGGFLLSNLFSGTRRHYYDDHYDGFGGESNFDGSDFGGGSDSGGGGNFGGGGSDF, from the coding sequence ATGATGGCTTTGCTAAAAAATAAAATCGGGCTAGCCACCATTAGCGCATTCGCCCTCTTCTTCCTGAGTTGCCACTTTCAAACGGCTCAAGCAGAAGACCCAAACACAATTGAGCCCAGCTCGAACTTTGTGGTGACTGATCATGCCAATGTGCTTTCAGACCAAACCAAGCAGGCTATCTTAAAGCAGGAGCAAACCTTTAAAAAAACCAAAGAACAGCCGCAAGTAGCGGTTTTAACTATCAACAATACCGATGGCCAATCAATTCGCGACTTCACTAACAGTTTAACTATGCGCTCAGTCTGGCACGCTGGTAAAAAAGGGCAAGACAATGGTGTCATTATTGTCTTTGCTAAGAATAACGGTCAAAATAACGTGCGGGTGGTGACCGGAACAGGTGTTGAATCCGTTCTACCTGATGGCAAAATTTATCAGCTTCTGCAAGCCAACCAACAAGAGTTAAAGTCTTCAGATCCAAACGCTATTGATCGGGGAATCCGCAACCTCTTTTTACAAGTTGAAAAGACACTCCCAACCACCCAAACAAGTGGCAAACAAAGTGCTTCAACAACCAGTTCAGTGATTGCCCTTGGTCTAATTACCATCCTTCTCCTTATTATTTTCTTAGTTTGGTCCAAGATGCGGCGTCTTAATGGCAGCAAAGGATCTTATTATGGTACTGATAATAGTAATAATATCAACCGCTTTAATCAGACCTCAAATAGGCCCCAACGCGGCCATCATTCTGGTCTGGATTGGTTCTTAGGTGGATTTCTACTATCAAACCTTTTCTCGGGTACAAGGCGGCATTATTACGATGACCATTATGATGGCTTTGGTGGCGAATCTAATTTTGATGGTTCAGACTTCGGTGGTGGCTCTGATTCCGGCGGTGGTGGTAACTTTGGTGGTGGCGGGTCCGATTTTTAA
- the acpS gene encoding holo-ACP synthase, whose amino-acid sequence MIIGIGNDMESISRIEGVLSRRPNFLSTILTPAEQEAVQKRTGKHYLEFVAGRFSAKEAYAKALGTGIGRDVSWQDISILNAKSGRPVMKVVGQKNRIEVAITHSGDYVNTVVTIERASWLQRFAARFIGRKEN is encoded by the coding sequence ATGATTATCGGAATCGGAAACGACATGGAGTCCATTAGCCGAATTGAAGGCGTATTGTCTAGACGACCAAACTTCTTGTCGACAATCTTAACGCCGGCCGAACAGGAGGCAGTTCAAAAACGGACGGGCAAGCACTACTTAGAGTTTGTTGCGGGCCGCTTTTCAGCCAAGGAAGCTTATGCTAAGGCATTAGGGACTGGAATTGGTCGCGATGTGTCTTGGCAGGATATTTCAATCCTGAATGCCAAATCAGGTCGACCAGTTATGAAGGTTGTGGGACAAAAAAATCGGATTGAGGTCGCCATTACCCATAGTGGTGATTATGTCAATACGGTTGTTACGATTGAAAGAGCTAGCTGGTTACAACGCTTCGCGGCTCGTTTTATTGGTAGAAAAGAGAATTAG
- a CDS encoding AEC family transporter has protein sequence MSISSALEKTLTNNSIIAAIVETLGTILLGFFLRNRQTLSQDAVKTLTSITTSVALPLLAFTAFLTPLNHQTLVQSIDVLIWGLIIYVILIVTMPFLYGRYGKDQREVLGVLTAFGSTTFFGMPIAGAVYGAKGIMYASVFNIGYRVFLYSYAYIKMSGEQLRGEHIKKMLVNPIIIATFLGLILWVSQNWMSQISSYSESNPSHVAFYRLDVTVPWLFSWMKLLAGLASPLAWLAIGANLAQMSFTDAIKNHTAWYYSFNKVIIVPIIMAAIAILANVTHLLPVDQVAMATMVIMMATPVATVAVNYAMAFNHQSLLAANTSLISTISATIVLPLWIIIVQLLGELPVFK, from the coding sequence ATGTCGATTAGTTCTGCTCTTGAAAAAACGCTTACCAACAATTCGATTATCGCTGCAATTGTGGAAACCCTAGGAACTATCCTATTAGGTTTTTTTCTCCGCAACCGGCAAACTCTTAGCCAAGACGCCGTCAAAACCTTGACGAGCATTACCACGAGTGTTGCCCTCCCCCTCTTAGCCTTTACAGCCTTTCTTACGCCATTGAACCATCAAACCCTCGTTCAAAGTATCGATGTTCTGATTTGGGGCTTGATTATTTATGTTATCTTGATTGTCACGATGCCCTTTTTATACGGTCGCTACGGCAAAGACCAACGCGAAGTTTTAGGTGTGTTAACTGCTTTTGGATCAACGACCTTTTTCGGGATGCCAATCGCGGGCGCTGTTTACGGTGCCAAAGGAATTATGTACGCCTCCGTTTTTAATATCGGCTATCGTGTCTTCTTATACTCCTACGCCTACATCAAAATGTCTGGCGAACAGCTACGCGGCGAGCACATCAAAAAAATGCTGGTTAATCCAATTATCATTGCCACTTTTCTTGGCCTAATCCTCTGGGTTAGTCAAAACTGGATGTCTCAAATTAGTAGCTACAGTGAAAGTAATCCCAGCCACGTGGCCTTCTACCGCCTCGATGTAACCGTCCCTTGGCTTTTTTCCTGGATGAAACTATTAGCCGGTCTAGCATCGCCACTGGCTTGGTTAGCCATTGGGGCAAACTTGGCTCAGATGTCCTTCACAGATGCCATTAAAAACCACACCGCTTGGTACTATTCCTTTAATAAAGTCATCATTGTCCCAATCATCATGGCGGCCATCGCCATCTTAGCAAATGTCACCCATCTTTTGCCCGTTGACCAAGTGGCAATGGCAACAATGGTCATCATGATGGCGACCCCTGTTGCAACGGTGGCAGTCAACTACGCCATGGCCTTCAACCATCAAAGCTTACTGGCGGCCAATACCTCACTGATTTCGACAATTTCAGCCACCATAGTCTTGCCACTCTGGATTATCATTGTGCAACTTTTGGGCGAATTACCAGTCTTTAAATAG
- the dltB gene encoding D-alanyl-lipoteichoic acid biosynthesis protein DltB, whose translation MPNLQPYADPTYFFYLLVALVPLAIGLYFGKRIVWYEILVSLAFIFLIFDTGHYVNQGIAILVYSIWQFCLVSFYSAYRKTKNANWVFYLMVALSILPITLVRFGAIGVFKPEFTLLGFLGISYLTFRSTGMIIETRDGAIKEFKPIMFLRFMLFMPTLSSGPIDRYTRFAGDAGSVPERTDYIDMLGYAVKSYFLGFVYKFILSYYFGQIVYPFFQGLAMGDNHHGFSWWLIGVAYSYGMYLFFDFAGYSRFAIATSYVMGIKSPINFNQPYRSHNIKDFWNRWHMSLSFWFRDFVFMRFSFMVMRKKWIKNRTTVSNVGYLVNMMVMGLWHGLTWYYIVYALLHGTGMIVNDAWLRFKKKHRDQIPHNKFTEVFAIFLTFNFVMLTFLVFCGFLDKFWFHH comes from the coding sequence ATGCCTAATCTACAACCCTATGCCGATCCGACCTACTTCTTTTACCTCTTAGTGGCTTTGGTGCCACTTGCAATTGGACTTTACTTTGGTAAGCGCATTGTCTGGTATGAGATTTTGGTCTCTTTGGCTTTTATCTTTTTAATTTTCGATACTGGTCACTATGTCAACCAGGGAATTGCGATACTGGTATATAGTATCTGGCAGTTCTGTCTTGTATCTTTTTATTCGGCTTATCGCAAGACGAAGAATGCTAACTGGGTTTTCTACCTAATGGTGGCATTGTCAATCTTGCCGATTACATTAGTGCGTTTCGGCGCCATTGGTGTTTTCAAGCCTGAATTCACTCTGCTTGGTTTCTTAGGAATTTCTTATTTGACTTTCCGCTCAACAGGGATGATTATTGAGACGCGGGATGGTGCCATTAAAGAGTTTAAGCCAATTATGTTTTTGCGCTTTATGCTCTTTATGCCAACCCTGTCATCAGGTCCAATTGATCGCTACACGCGCTTTGCCGGCGATGCTGGATCAGTACCTGAAAGAACAGACTATATTGACATGTTGGGCTATGCAGTTAAGTCTTATTTCTTAGGCTTCGTCTACAAGTTCATCTTGTCTTATTACTTTGGTCAAATTGTTTATCCATTCTTTCAAGGTTTGGCAATGGGCGATAATCATCATGGCTTTTCCTGGTGGTTAATTGGTGTGGCCTATTCTTATGGTATGTATTTGTTCTTTGACTTTGCGGGTTATTCTCGCTTTGCCATCGCTACATCATATGTCATGGGGATTAAATCACCAATAAACTTTAACCAACCTTACCGGTCTCATAACATCAAGGACTTTTGGAATCGTTGGCATATGTCGTTGTCATTTTGGTTCCGAGACTTCGTCTTCATGCGCTTCTCCTTCATGGTGATGCGTAAGAAGTGGATTAAAAACCGGACTACTGTTTCAAACGTTGGCTATTTGGTCAACATGATGGTCATGGGCCTTTGGCACGGATTGACATGGTATTATATCGTTTATGCTTTGTTGCATGGAACAGGAATGATTGTCAACGATGCCTGGTTACGCTTTAAAAAGAAGCACCGTGATCAAATCCCACATAACAAATTCACGGAAGTGTTTGCCATCTTCTTGACCTTCAACTTCGTGATGTTAACATTCTTGGTATTCTGTGGATTCTTAGATAAGTTCTGGTTCCACCACTAA
- the dltD gene encoding D-alanyl-lipoteichoic acid biosynthesis protein DltD, which translates to MTNKKKLWQIFGPVLAALALIGLVFFLPFPLNHYSQQYLREASVSFSSQIVKGEAVKDAAFSDKKVNYIPFFGSSELSRFDSLHPSVLAEKYNRSYRPFMLGKAGSESMVQFLNMQEMPKGLDHKKAVFVISPQWFTKTGSTDAFSIFYSPLQVVDWLLNMDQPSQTDQFMAQALLKQSLVRDKPMFNRMLHNVEDGQGPSSADKSALRFQHKILSRQDALFSNFETSHNYKNEVMKYAKDLPSQYQEQALNQIGFEQGEKNTGSNRFRIKNSFYRTRVWADQKMLKDAQVHYDYRQSVEYAYLQAVLENFAKNHTDVEFVITPVNQRWVAYTGLSDKMYYQAVDKIKYQLQSQGFNNIADLSHRGGEDFFMQDTIHIGWRGWLALDQYLNPFLSGKYQDNDYKINNNFLSKEWQNFKPQDQELQTFS; encoded by the coding sequence ATGACTAACAAGAAAAAATTGTGGCAGATCTTTGGCCCGGTGCTTGCAGCACTGGCACTTATCGGCCTGGTCTTTTTTCTGCCATTCCCGCTGAATCATTATAGTCAGCAGTACTTGAGGGAAGCTTCTGTGTCTTTCTCAAGCCAAATCGTTAAAGGGGAAGCGGTTAAAGACGCTGCCTTTAGTGACAAAAAAGTAAATTATATTCCTTTCTTTGGTTCATCAGAATTATCTCGCTTCGATTCTTTACATCCATCTGTTTTGGCTGAAAAGTATAACCGCTCTTACCGACCATTTATGCTTGGTAAGGCGGGATCTGAATCAATGGTTCAGTTTTTGAATATGCAAGAGATGCCAAAGGGGTTGGACCACAAGAAGGCAGTTTTTGTGATTTCGCCACAGTGGTTTACCAAGACGGGCTCAACGGATGCGTTTTCAATTTTCTATTCACCACTACAAGTGGTGGATTGGTTGCTGAACATGGATCAGCCGAGCCAAACCGACCAGTTTATGGCCCAAGCTTTGTTGAAGCAGTCTTTGGTGCGTGATAAGCCGATGTTTAATCGGATGCTGCATAACGTGGAAGATGGTCAGGGACCAAGTTCAGCCGATAAATCAGCTTTGCGCTTCCAGCACAAGATTTTGTCACGACAGGATGCCTTGTTCTCAAACTTTGAAACAAGCCATAACTACAAGAATGAAGTGATGAAGTATGCTAAGGACTTGCCGAGCCAGTATCAAGAGCAGGCCTTGAACCAAATTGGTTTCGAACAGGGTGAAAAGAACACTGGTTCGAACCGCTTTAGGATTAAGAACTCGTTCTATCGTACTCGTGTTTGGGCTGACCAGAAGATGCTTAAGGATGCTCAGGTTCACTATGACTACCGTCAATCAGTTGAATATGCATACTTGCAAGCTGTTTTGGAAAACTTTGCCAAGAACCATACGGATGTCGAATTTGTCATTACACCAGTTAACCAACGTTGGGTTGCTTACACAGGTTTGTCTGATAAGATGTACTACCAGGCGGTTGATAAGATTAAGTATCAGTTGCAAAGCCAAGGCTTTAACAACATTGCTGATCTGTCACACCGTGGTGGGGAAGACTTCTTCATGCAGGATACGATTCACATTGGTTGGCGTGGTTGGCTGGCATTGGACCAGTACTTGAATCCATTCTTGTCTGGTAAGTACCAGGATAATGATTACAAGATCAACAACAACTTCTTGTCAAAGGAATGGCAGAACTTTAAGCCACAAGATCAAGAGCTACAAACCTTTTCATAA
- a CDS encoding teichoic acid D-Ala incorporation-associated protein DltX, with product MFKRFLSKPWVTFVVKTLAYFLIILALIYLYGYSGVTGGHFIYNEF from the coding sequence ATGTTCAAGCGTTTTCTGAGCAAGCCCTGGGTGACATTTGTTGTCAAAACCCTGGCTTATTTTTTAATCATTTTAGCCTTGATTTATCTATATGGCTATTCCGGCGTTACCGGGGGCCACTTCATTTATAACGAATTCTAA
- the dltC gene encoding D-alanine--poly(phosphoribitol) ligase subunit DltC, with product MDVKAGVLEVLNNIIGEDLSSQMDENLFDSGLLDSMATVELLLDLENKFGIQAPVSEFNREDWDTANKIIAKVESLLG from the coding sequence ATGGACGTAAAAGCAGGCGTATTAGAAGTTTTGAACAATATCATTGGCGAAGACTTGTCTTCACAAATGGACGAAAACTTATTTGATTCAGGGTTGTTGGATTCAATGGCTACTGTTGAATTGTTGTTGGACTTGGAAAACAAGTTTGGTATTCAAGCACCTGTTTCAGAATTTAATCGCGAAGACTGGGACACAGCAAACAAGATTATTGCTAAAGTAGAATCATTGTTGGGATAA